A single region of the Methylocystis echinoides genome encodes:
- a CDS encoding Hpt domain-containing protein — MDDLLKDFLQEATEHIDAASSELLRFEKDQGDSALIASLFRHIHTIKGSCGFLNLPRIAKLTHATESLIGPLREGATATPAHVSLIFAAVDRLATILSEIACAQMEPEGDDSVLLRQI, encoded by the coding sequence ATGGACGATCTGCTGAAAGACTTTCTTCAGGAAGCGACGGAGCACATCGACGCGGCGTCGTCGGAGCTTCTGCGTTTCGAGAAGGATCAGGGCGATTCCGCCCTTATCGCCAGTCTCTTCCGTCATATTCACACCATCAAGGGCTCGTGCGGCTTTCTCAACCTGCCGCGCATCGCCAAACTCACTCACGCCACGGAGTCGCTGATCGGCCCGTTGCGCGAGGGCGCGACGGCGACACCGGCGCATGTCTCGCTGATCTTCGCCGCGGTTGACCGGCTGGCCACGATCCTGAGCGAGATCGCCTGCGCGCAGATGGAGCCTGAGGGCGACGATTCCGTTCTGCTGCGACAGATCTAG
- a CDS encoding hybrid sensor histidine kinase/response regulator, with translation MRVSVGVLDRLMGIVSELVLTRNQLLEVAGVAGDESVKASVQNLSSVTSDLQDAVMRVRMQPVDRLFATLPRLVRDLSIELGKKIEVVTQGAETELDRQVIELIRAPLTHIIRNAADHGVEPAAERLAAGKPETGVIRVKASYDGGQITLEVKDDGRGLDLEKIRTRAVAQGIATPEALARMCDADIFQFVLLPGFSTASHVTAVSGRGVGMDVVRANIQSIGGTISLNSRSGKGTTVTLRIPLTLAIAPALILSCGDARFAIPQMGVVEVVGVGAGFGHQIKFIHDAPVLQLREETLPLVLLGEALELTENARSKDGFAIVLRVGGLRFGLLVDSISDVQEIVIEPLVRPLARIGVFLGQTILGDGGVVLILDPAAIAERMSVRNMSEPQPAPIQTMAPVREKTRLVLVRAGSGSLKALPLSLVMRIEEIASERLTRRDDAHFLLLQEGRLLPVVPAARDMRVAQGNYPLLIIASAGQVVALLVEEIVDVVEEALFFQDSGVDPGVIGTVSVDDRIVDILDVGHFIGSVDPRAITRGSNLRPRILLVDDRVFFRDLLAPVLLAAGYDVTSAASGREALDLVEHGLRAHVVVTDIDMPEMDGYALARALRERPGNADLPIVALVAKPSASVIDAAARCGVRAVVGKFDRRGLTDAVDRLLENVSASDDSIERRVMAEIAA, from the coding sequence GTGCGTGTTTCGGTCGGCGTGCTCGACCGGCTGATGGGCATCGTCTCGGAACTGGTGCTCACCCGCAATCAACTGCTCGAAGTCGCGGGCGTGGCGGGCGACGAGTCGGTGAAGGCGTCCGTCCAGAATCTCTCGAGCGTGACGAGCGATCTGCAGGACGCGGTGATGCGCGTGCGCATGCAGCCCGTCGACCGGCTCTTCGCCACGCTCCCGCGGCTTGTGCGCGATCTGTCCATCGAGCTCGGCAAGAAAATAGAGGTCGTGACCCAGGGCGCGGAGACCGAGCTCGATCGCCAGGTCATCGAACTCATTCGCGCGCCGCTGACCCATATCATCCGCAACGCCGCCGATCATGGCGTCGAGCCGGCGGCGGAGCGGCTTGCGGCGGGCAAGCCGGAAACAGGCGTCATCCGCGTCAAGGCGAGCTATGACGGCGGGCAGATCACGCTCGAGGTGAAGGACGACGGGCGCGGCCTCGATCTGGAGAAGATACGAACGCGGGCCGTCGCGCAGGGAATAGCGACGCCGGAAGCCCTCGCGCGCATGTGCGACGCCGACATCTTCCAGTTCGTGCTGCTCCCCGGCTTTTCCACGGCGTCGCATGTGACGGCGGTTTCGGGGCGCGGCGTCGGCATGGATGTCGTGCGCGCCAACATCCAGTCCATCGGCGGCACGATCTCGCTCAACTCGCGCAGCGGCAAGGGCACGACCGTCACGCTGCGCATTCCCCTGACTCTCGCCATCGCCCCTGCGCTGATCCTCAGCTGCGGCGACGCCCGCTTTGCGATACCGCAGATGGGCGTTGTCGAGGTGGTCGGCGTCGGCGCGGGCTTCGGTCACCAGATCAAATTCATCCACGACGCGCCCGTGTTGCAGTTGCGCGAGGAAACGCTGCCGCTCGTCCTGCTCGGCGAGGCGCTGGAGCTCACGGAGAACGCGCGGTCGAAAGACGGTTTCGCCATTGTGCTGCGGGTCGGCGGTCTGCGCTTCGGCCTGCTTGTCGATTCAATCAGCGACGTTCAGGAAATCGTGATCGAGCCGCTGGTGCGCCCGCTGGCGCGCATTGGCGTGTTTCTGGGCCAGACGATCCTCGGCGACGGCGGCGTCGTGCTGATCCTCGATCCGGCCGCCATTGCGGAGCGTATGAGCGTGCGCAACATGTCCGAACCACAGCCGGCGCCGATCCAGACGATGGCGCCCGTGCGAGAGAAGACGCGGCTGGTGCTGGTTCGGGCCGGTTCCGGCTCGCTGAAGGCCCTGCCTCTTTCCCTCGTCATGCGCATCGAAGAGATCGCCTCCGAACGGCTCACGCGCCGCGACGACGCGCATTTTTTGCTGCTGCAGGAAGGCCGGCTCCTTCCCGTCGTTCCCGCCGCGCGCGACATGCGGGTCGCCCAGGGAAATTACCCGCTCCTCATCATCGCCAGCGCGGGGCAGGTGGTCGCGCTGCTTGTTGAAGAGATCGTCGACGTCGTCGAGGAGGCGCTTTTCTTCCAGGACAGCGGCGTCGACCCCGGGGTCATCGGCACGGTGAGTGTCGACGACCGCATCGTCGATATTCTCGACGTCGGCCATTTCATCGGCAGCGTCGATCCACGGGCGATTACGCGCGGCTCCAATCTGCGGCCGCGCATTCTGCTCGTGGACGACAGGGTGTTCTTCCGTGACCTGCTTGCGCCGGTTCTGCTGGCGGCCGGTTATGACGTGACCAGCGCCGCCTCGGGCAGGGAGGCGCTGGATCTTGTCGAACATGGCTTGCGCGCGCATGTCGTCGTCACCGACATCGACATGCCCGAGATGGACGGCTATGCGCTCGCGCGCGCGCTGCGTGAACGGCCGGGCAATGCGGATCTGCCGATCGTCGCGCTTGTCGCAAAGCCGAGCGCCAGCGTCATCGACGCTGCGGCGCGTTGCGGCGTTCGCGCCGTCGTCGGCAAATTCGACAGGCGCGGGCTCACCGACGCGGTCGATCGCCTGCTCGAGAACGTGTCGGCCTCCGACGATTCGATTGAACGTCGCGTGATGGCGGAGATCGCGGCATGA
- a CDS encoding chemotaxis protein CheW, with translation MSFHIEDYAYSRQRAPAVADSRHFKVRLRGQSIGLPVDCVKTVFHVENMTPVPLAPPEVAGLANLRGRIVTMLHLDRCLWLDQPRDARSDRLAVGVEHNGEDYALLIDETEDVIAISEADRIDCPSHIDPRLRELLAGCYRLEPDFLSILDIGALLRRVTRSSEQTMRESRRGVTVKGEDK, from the coding sequence ATGAGTTTCCACATCGAGGATTACGCCTACAGTCGCCAGCGCGCGCCGGCCGTCGCCGACAGCCGGCACTTCAAGGTCCGGCTGCGCGGACAGTCCATCGGGCTACCGGTCGATTGCGTGAAGACCGTCTTTCATGTGGAGAACATGACGCCCGTGCCGCTGGCGCCGCCCGAAGTCGCGGGCCTCGCCAATCTGCGCGGGCGCATCGTGACCATGCTGCATCTGGATCGCTGCCTGTGGCTCGATCAGCCACGCGACGCGCGCAGCGACAGACTTGCAGTCGGCGTGGAGCATAATGGCGAGGACTATGCGCTGCTGATCGACGAGACCGAGGACGTGATCGCGATCAGCGAGGCCGACCGCATCGACTGTCCGTCGCATATCGATCCGCGTCTGCGCGAGCTCCTGGCGGGCTGTTATCGCCTCGAACCCGACTTTCTTTCCATACTCGACATCGGCGCCTTGCTGCGTCGCGTCACAAGATCAAGCGAACAGACAATGCGCGAGAGCAGGCGCGGCGTCACTGTCAAAGGAGAAGACAAATGA
- a CDS encoding response regulator: MKQVLVVDDSAVIRKVARRILESLQFSTTEAPDGRAALVACEQGMPDVILLDWNMPEMDGLEFLCALRKMPNGTAPKVVFCTTENEVGHIARAMHAGADEYIMKPFDQHIVRSKFEEIGLV, from the coding sequence ATGAAACAGGTTCTCGTTGTCGACGACTCGGCGGTCATCCGCAAGGTTGCGCGGCGCATTCTCGAAAGTCTCCAGTTCAGCACCACCGAGGCGCCGGACGGCCGGGCCGCCCTCGTCGCCTGCGAGCAGGGGATGCCGGACGTGATCCTGCTCGATTGGAACATGCCGGAGATGGACGGGCTCGAGTTTCTCTGCGCGCTGCGCAAGATGCCGAACGGAACGGCGCCGAAGGTCGTCTTCTGCACGACGGAGAATGAGGTCGGCCACATCGCCCGCGCGATGCACGCCGGCGCCGACGAATATATCATGAAGCCTTTTGATCAGCACATCGTGCGTTCGAAATTCGAAGAAATCGGCCTCGTTTGA
- a CDS encoding CheR family methyltransferase, with protein sequence MSFVFARFRRALEERTGISLDADKEYLAESRLSPIMRQHGFPDIAPLVDAFERGEDPSLVQKVIDAMTTNETLFFRDRTPFESFRWHVLPDLLRRRSAERSLRFWCAACSTGQEAYSVAMTLDQEARALRGWSIDILATDLSTSAIETARAGSYSHFEVQRGLPTGHLLRYFHRKEESWRINEHMRARIEFQDFNLLWDFAPLGTFDAIFCRNVLMYFEPETRRAILGRLERALNPGGFLFLGASEGASEAGGMFAPVSGDGVWQARHVETPQKLAVPA encoded by the coding sequence ATGAGTTTTGTTTTCGCGCGCTTCCGACGCGCGCTGGAAGAGCGCACGGGCATCTCGCTCGATGCGGACAAGGAGTATCTCGCGGAAAGCCGTCTCTCGCCGATCATGCGGCAGCACGGCTTTCCCGATATCGCGCCCCTCGTCGACGCCTTTGAGCGGGGCGAGGATCCGTCGCTGGTGCAAAAGGTCATCGACGCCATGACTACGAATGAAACACTTTTCTTCCGTGATCGTACGCCCTTCGAGAGTTTCCGCTGGCACGTGTTGCCCGACCTCCTGCGCCGTCGCAGCGCGGAGCGGAGCCTGCGATTCTGGTGCGCGGCCTGCTCTACGGGGCAGGAGGCCTATTCCGTGGCGATGACGCTGGATCAGGAGGCCCGCGCGCTTCGCGGCTGGAGCATCGACATTCTCGCGACCGATCTCTCAACGAGCGCGATTGAAACGGCGCGCGCCGGAAGTTACAGCCACTTCGAGGTGCAGCGCGGACTGCCCACCGGCCACCTGCTGCGCTACTTCCATCGCAAGGAAGAAAGCTGGCGCATCAACGAACATATGCGTGCGCGCATCGAGTTTCAGGACTTCAACCTTCTGTGGGACTTCGCGCCGCTCGGCACGTTCGACGCCATCTTCTGCCGAAACGTTCTCATGTATTTCGAGCCGGAAACCCGCCGCGCCATTCTGGGGCGTCTTGAAAGGGCGCTCAATCCGGGAGGATTTCTGTTCCTCGGCGCGTCGGAAGGGGCCAGTGAGGCAGGCGGCATGTTCGCGCCGGTGAGCGGCGATGGGGTCTGGCAGGCGCGCCATGTCGAGACGCCGCAAAAATTGGCTGTTCCGGCCTGA
- the ctrA gene encoding response regulator transcription factor CtrA, with the protein MRVLLIEDDSATAQSIELMLKSENFNVYTTDLGEEGIDLGKLYDYDIILLDLNLPDMSGYEVLRTLRVAKVKTPILILSGLAGIEDKVKGLGFGADDYLTKPFHKDELVARIHAIVRRSKGHAQSVITTGDLIVNLDQKTVEVAGVRVHLTGKEYQMLELLSLRKGTTLTKEMFLNHLYGGMDEPELKIIDVFICKLRKKLANASDGRNYIETVWGRGYVLREPNEADERITA; encoded by the coding sequence ATGCGCGTTTTATTGATCGAAGACGACAGCGCGACCGCTCAGAGCATCGAGCTCATGCTCAAATCCGAGAATTTCAACGTCTACACGACAGACCTTGGCGAGGAAGGCATCGATCTCGGCAAGCTCTACGACTACGACATCATCCTTCTCGACCTGAACCTGCCCGACATGTCGGGCTATGAAGTTCTGCGCACGCTGCGCGTCGCGAAGGTGAAGACCCCCATTCTCATCCTCTCCGGTCTCGCCGGCATCGAGGACAAGGTGAAGGGCCTCGGCTTCGGAGCCGACGACTATCTGACCAAGCCCTTCCACAAGGACGAACTCGTCGCCCGCATTCACGCGATCGTCCGCCGCTCCAAGGGCCATGCGCAGTCGGTGATCACCACCGGCGACCTCATCGTCAATCTCGACCAGAAGACCGTCGAAGTCGCTGGCGTCCGCGTGCATCTGACCGGCAAGGAATATCAGATGCTCGAGCTGCTCTCGCTGCGCAAGGGCACGACGCTCACCAAGGAGATGTTCCTCAACCATCTCTATGGCGGCATGGACGAGCCGGAACTGAAGATCATCGACGTCTTCATCTGCAAGCTGCGGAAGAAGCTCGCCAACGCCAGCGACGGACGCAATTACATCGAGACGGTCTGGGGCCGCGGCTATGTGCTGCGCGAGCCCAACGAGGCCGACGAGCGCATCACCGCCTGA
- a CDS encoding YncE family protein: MTKTATQRSAFGALCAFGALGALGALGAFTAPPAQAELLAALNYETKAGVAPRREGIAIVDIDPASPRFNQIVKDAPLPPDVVAHHIYFNRDRSRAYVTMLGRSALAVFDIDGLPEKPEIVSVPDCRMGEDMVFTADRKRWFLTCLGSSNVIMGDAETNRTLAVIAAPEPKPGEAPRPFIRNPHGATLNESLDLLLVTSTTDPELKMFGETITAIQASSGRLLGTWKVSDKPSPSGEGPVETAFVPNRRPHTAFVTNMHGGSLWTAVWKADEKTFELKPAFDFAAIGQGMPLEMEFNDAGDRLYVTTAKPGALNIFDISDASKPKLLSSIPTAEGAHHLVFSPDRRHAFVQNSLLNLPGLSDGSVTVVDLATNQPVRRIDALSKAGLNPNCIILLPGQEPNEE, encoded by the coding sequence ATGACAAAAACCGCCACCCAGCGCTCAGCCTTCGGCGCGCTTTGCGCATTTGGCGCCCTTGGGGCCCTTGGGGCCCTCGGCGCCTTCACCGCCCCGCCGGCGCAGGCCGAACTCCTGGCTGCGCTCAATTACGAGACGAAGGCCGGCGTCGCGCCGCGCCGGGAGGGGATCGCCATCGTCGACATCGACCCCGCGTCCCCGCGCTTCAACCAGATCGTCAAGGACGCGCCTCTGCCGCCCGACGTCGTCGCCCATCACATCTATTTCAACCGGGACCGCAGCAGGGCCTATGTGACGATGCTCGGCCGCAGCGCCCTCGCCGTCTTCGACATCGACGGCCTCCCCGAGAAACCGGAGATCGTCTCCGTTCCCGACTGCAGGATGGGCGAGGACATGGTCTTCACGGCGGATCGCAAACGCTGGTTCCTGACCTGCCTCGGCTCCAGCAATGTGATCATGGGCGACGCGGAGACAAACCGGACGCTCGCCGTCATCGCCGCGCCCGAGCCGAAGCCCGGCGAGGCGCCCCGCCCCTTCATTCGCAATCCGCATGGCGCGACGCTCAACGAAAGTCTGGATCTGCTGCTCGTCACCAGCACGACCGACCCCGAGCTCAAGATGTTCGGGGAGACGATCACCGCCATTCAGGCGTCGAGCGGGCGGCTTCTTGGAACCTGGAAAGTCTCGGACAAGCCCTCCCCCTCCGGCGAGGGGCCGGTCGAGACCGCCTTCGTCCCGAACCGCAGGCCACACACCGCCTTCGTCACCAACATGCATGGCGGGAGCCTGTGGACGGCGGTCTGGAAGGCGGATGAAAAGACCTTCGAGCTGAAGCCAGCCTTCGATTTCGCCGCCATCGGCCAGGGCATGCCGCTCGAGATGGAGTTCAACGACGCGGGCGACCGGCTCTATGTGACGACCGCCAAGCCCGGCGCGCTCAACATCTTCGACATTTCCGACGCTTCAAAGCCGAAGCTGTTGTCGAGCATTCCGACGGCGGAAGGCGCGCATCACCTCGTCTTCTCGCCGGATCGGCGCCACGCCTTCGTGCAGAACAGCCTGCTCAACCTGCCCGGCCTGAGCGACGGCTCGGTGACCGTCGTCGATCTCGCCACGAACCAGCCGGTGCGCAGGATCGACGCATTGAGCAAGGCGGGGCTGAACCCGAACTGCATCATTCTCCTTCCCGGTCAAGAACCTAACGAGGAGTGA
- a CDS encoding TetR/AcrR family transcriptional regulator — translation MTSRATPDDTRKRLLDQGVAMMLAGGYHGTGLAEVLKAAKVPKGSFYHYFASKEEFGAQAVEHYLAPFLRRLGEALAAPGRNGLEALSAYFEDLARELEANDFKGGCLLGNLMGEIGDSSPAAREALGKAVARYRDLLAAGLARGQVEGVIRADRDARGMADILFDGWQGAMLRMKVARAAAPLRAFIEETLRGYCGAGSPTEPGA, via the coding sequence ATGACCAGCCGCGCCACCCCCGACGACACCAGGAAACGCCTTCTCGATCAGGGCGTCGCCATGATGCTGGCCGGAGGCTATCACGGAACCGGCCTCGCCGAGGTGCTGAAGGCGGCGAAAGTGCCGAAGGGCTCTTTTTATCATTACTTTGCCAGCAAGGAAGAATTTGGGGCGCAGGCGGTCGAGCATTATCTCGCGCCGTTCCTGCGGCGGCTCGGCGAGGCGCTCGCCGCGCCGGGACGCAATGGGCTGGAGGCGCTCTCCGCCTATTTCGAGGATCTCGCGCGGGAGCTGGAGGCCAATGACTTCAAAGGCGGCTGCCTGCTCGGCAATCTGATGGGCGAGATCGGCGATTCGAGCCCCGCCGCGCGCGAGGCGCTCGGCAAGGCCGTCGCGCGATACCGGGACCTCCTCGCCGCCGGACTGGCGCGGGGACAGGTCGAGGGCGTGATCCGCGCCGACCGCGACGCCCGCGGCATGGCCGACATCCTCTTCGATGGATGGCAGGGCGCCATGCTGCGGATGAAAGTCGCGCGCGCCGCCGCGCCGCTTCGGGCCTTCATCGAGGAGACCCTGCGCGGCTATTGCGGCGCGGGCTCGCCCACCGAACCGGGCGCCTGA
- the rpmH gene encoding 50S ribosomal protein L34, whose product MKRTYQPSKIVRKRRHGFRARMATVGGRNVIAARRARGRKRLSA is encoded by the coding sequence GTGAAAAGAACCTATCAACCCAGCAAAATCGTGCGCAAGCGCCGTCACGGCTTCCGCGCGCGCATGGCCACCGTCGGCGGGCGCAATGTGATTGCGGCGCGCCGCGCCCGCGGCCGCAAGCGCCTCTCGGCCTAA
- the rnpA gene encoding ribonuclease P protein component, translated as MTTDAPADLQKANRKLARLRRRRDFVRASKTGVRFSARLFTLQMAGQGDAESPESSAGARFGFTVTKKVAGAVGRNRIRRRLKEALRVSGDLGARAGRDYVFVARREALDAPFADIVTQMSEGFARLDERHAANQRRKRKDRPAES; from the coding sequence ATGACGACGGACGCCCCCGCTGACCTGCAAAAGGCAAACAGGAAGCTGGCGCGTCTGCGCCGGCGTCGGGATTTCGTGCGTGCGTCGAAGACCGGCGTGCGCTTTTCGGCGCGTCTGTTCACGCTCCAGATGGCGGGGCAGGGCGACGCTGAAAGCCCCGAATCGTCCGCGGGCGCCCGTTTCGGTTTCACCGTCACCAAGAAGGTCGCGGGCGCCGTCGGGCGCAACCGCATCCGCCGTCGGCTGAAGGAGGCGCTGCGCGTCAGCGGCGACCTTGGCGCGCGGGCGGGGCGCGACTACGTGTTTGTCGCCCGGCGGGAGGCGCTTGACGCGCCTTTCGCCGACATCGTCACTCAAATGTCCGAAGGTTTTGCGCGACTCGACGAGCGTCACGCCGCGAACCAACGGCGAAAACGGAAAGACAGGCCTGCGGAGTCATGA
- the yidC gene encoding membrane protein insertase YidC yields the protein MTENTKNMLIAAALSLIFIGLWDYFYAFPEFDRQKQVQTQQARLAKTPKLGAPDQPVAPAVPVVRTREEALALSPRVAIDTRSISGSIALKGARIDDVSLKHYRQTVDPTSPIITLLSPEYGPSPYFAEMGFVTGEIENAPALPTTETLWTADSDRLTSGKPLTLSWDNGKGLVFKRVISVDDEYLFTVKDTVENKSGKAVTLHNFSRVNRIGRPASSGYAILHEGFIGVVGDKAEELNYDKIEKEADSTKTFKGVGGWVGFTDKYWGAVVAPDQNTAIEARYVAMGGANKTYQADTVTEAKAVEPGATAEATTYVFAGAKEVDTLDAYKANPGLKRFDLLIDWGWFYFITRPMFRLIDFLYRVLGNFGLAILAVTVIVKAAFLPLANKSYKSIAKMKEIQPKIKELKEKHGDDKHAFNMEQMELYRREKVNPASGCLPVLLQIPVFFSLYKVLVVTIEMRHAPFFGWIKDLSAPDPTNVFNLFGLIPFDPTHVAIFGPYLALGVWPLVMGVTMWLQMKMNPEPTDEIQKTMFAWMPVMFTFTMGSFASGLIIYWSWNNLLSIIQQGVIMKRAGVKFELWDNLRKTFGMA from the coding sequence ATGACCGAAAATACAAAAAACATGCTCATCGCCGCGGCGCTCTCGCTGATCTTCATCGGTCTGTGGGATTATTTCTACGCGTTCCCCGAGTTCGACCGGCAGAAGCAGGTGCAGACCCAGCAGGCGCGTCTGGCCAAGACGCCCAAGCTCGGCGCTCCCGATCAGCCCGTCGCGCCGGCGGTTCCGGTGGTGCGCACCCGTGAGGAGGCGCTGGCGCTCAGCCCGCGCGTTGCGATCGACACCCGCTCGATCTCCGGTTCGATCGCGCTGAAGGGCGCCCGTATCGACGACGTCTCGCTCAAGCACTATCGCCAGACCGTCGATCCGACGAGCCCGATCATCACGCTGCTGTCGCCGGAATATGGCCCGAGCCCCTATTTCGCCGAGATGGGCTTCGTCACCGGCGAGATCGAGAACGCGCCGGCGCTGCCGACGACGGAGACGCTCTGGACGGCGGATTCGGACAGGCTGACCTCCGGCAAGCCGCTGACGCTCTCCTGGGACAATGGCAAGGGCCTCGTCTTCAAGCGCGTCATTTCGGTCGACGACGAATATCTCTTCACGGTCAAGGACACGGTCGAGAACAAGTCCGGCAAGGCCGTCACGCTGCATAACTTCTCGCGCGTGAACCGTATCGGCCGGCCGGCGTCGTCCGGCTACGCCATCCTGCACGAAGGCTTCATCGGCGTCGTTGGCGACAAGGCCGAGGAGCTGAATTACGACAAGATCGAGAAGGAGGCCGACTCCACCAAGACCTTCAAGGGCGTTGGCGGCTGGGTCGGCTTCACCGACAAATACTGGGGCGCCGTTGTCGCGCCCGACCAGAACACGGCGATCGAGGCCCGTTACGTCGCCATGGGCGGCGCCAACAAGACCTATCAGGCCGATACGGTCACCGAGGCGAAGGCTGTCGAACCCGGCGCGACCGCCGAAGCGACGACTTACGTCTTCGCCGGCGCCAAGGAAGTCGACACGCTCGACGCCTACAAGGCCAATCCGGGCCTGAAGCGCTTCGACCTGCTCATCGACTGGGGCTGGTTCTACTTCATCACGCGGCCGATGTTCCGCCTGATCGACTTCCTCTATCGCGTGCTCGGCAATTTCGGCCTCGCGATCCTCGCGGTGACCGTCATCGTGAAGGCGGCCTTCCTGCCGCTCGCCAACAAGAGCTACAAGTCGATCGCCAAGATGAAGGAGATTCAGCCCAAGATCAAAGAGCTGAAGGAGAAGCACGGCGACGACAAGCACGCCTTCAACATGGAGCAGATGGAGCTCTATCGTCGGGAAAAGGTGAATCCCGCGAGCGGCTGTCTGCCGGTGCTGCTGCAGATTCCGGTGTTCTTCTCACTCTACAAGGTGCTGGTCGTCACCATCGAAATGCGCCATGCGCCCTTCTTTGGCTGGATCAAGGACCTTTCGGCCCCGGACCCGACAAACGTCTTCAATCTCTTCGGCCTCATCCCCTTCGATCCGACCCATGTCGCGATCTTCGGGCCCTATCTCGCGCTCGGCGTCTGGCCGCTGGTGATGGGCGTGACGATGTGGCTGCAAATGAAGATGAACCCGGAGCCGACGGACGAGATACAGAAGACCATGTTCGCCTGGATGCCGGTGATGTTCACCTTCACCATGGGCAGCTTCGCTTCCGGCCTGATCATCTACTGGTCCTGGAACAATCTGCTTTCCATCATCCAGCAGGGCGTCATCATGAAACGCGCCGGCGTGAAGTTCGAATTGTGGGACAATCTCCGCAAGACCTTCGGGATGGCGTAA
- the yihA gene encoding ribosome biogenesis GTP-binding protein YihA/YsxC produces MTDEPDFLEDGRKLFAGPCDFIFASVKASDLPPLGPPEIAFAGRSNVGKSSLLNALTNRKTLARVSHTPGRTQQLNFFALGGQPGAERLRLVDMPGYGYAAVGKEKVASWGVLMRDFLRGRASLARVFVLVDGRRGVKPVDEEMFDLLDQSAMSYQVILTKHDELKVSERAEVLGATTQALSKRPAAFPEIIFTSSHTGEGIPELRGAVSKLLHERGA; encoded by the coding sequence ATGACCGACGAACCCGATTTCCTCGAAGACGGCCGCAAACTGTTCGCCGGCCCCTGCGATTTCATTTTCGCCAGCGTCAAGGCCAGCGACCTGCCGCCGCTCGGCCCGCCGGAGATCGCTTTCGCCGGCCGCTCCAATGTCGGCAAGTCGTCGCTGCTCAACGCGCTGACCAACCGCAAGACGCTCGCCCGCGTGTCGCATACGCCGGGCCGTACGCAGCAGCTCAATTTCTTCGCGCTGGGGGGACAACCGGGCGCGGAACGCCTGCGGCTCGTCGATATGCCGGGCTATGGCTATGCGGCCGTCGGCAAGGAGAAGGTCGCGAGCTGGGGTGTGCTGATGCGCGACTTTCTGCGCGGCCGCGCCTCGCTGGCGCGAGTCTTCGTGCTGGTTGACGGCCGCCGCGGGGTGAAGCCGGTCGACGAGGAAATGTTCGACCTGCTCGACCAGTCGGCGATGTCCTATCAGGTCATTCTCACCAAGCATGACGAGCTGAAGGTCTCGGAAAGGGCGGAGGTGCTGGGGGCGACCACGCAGGCCCTGTCAAAGCGGCCGGCGGCTTTTCCGGAGATCATCTTCACCTCCTCCCATACGGGGGAGGGGATTCCCGAATTGCGCGGGGCGGTGTCGAAGCTGCTCCACGAACGCGGGGCTTGA
- the argB gene encoding acetylglutamate kinase gives MTNPTESAVEQARILMQALPHMQRYDDAIVVVKYGGHAMGDDQVARDFSRDMVLLEQSGVNPVVVHGGGPQIGAMLKRLGVESRFADGLRITDGETMGIVEMVLAGAINKQIVGYINSEGGRAIGLTGKDGRMVTAKKLERPDGVDLGYVGEPDKVDTTVLDQVLGRELIPVLAPVAQGPSGASFNVNADTFAGAIAGALGAKRLLFLTDVPGVLDKDKKLIEELKVEDIPGLIADGTITGGMIPKVETCMYAIERGVEGVVILDGKLPHAVLVELLTDHGAGTLITR, from the coding sequence ATGACCAACCCAACCGAGAGCGCAGTCGAACAGGCCCGCATCCTCATGCAGGCGCTGCCGCACATGCAGCGTTACGACGACGCCATCGTGGTGGTGAAATATGGCGGCCACGCCATGGGCGACGATCAGGTGGCGCGCGACTTCTCGCGCGACATGGTGCTTCTGGAGCAGTCCGGCGTGAATCCAGTTGTGGTGCATGGCGGCGGCCCGCAGATCGGCGCCATGCTCAAGCGTCTGGGCGTCGAGTCCCGCTTTGCGGATGGCCTGCGCATCACCGACGGCGAGACCATGGGCATCGTCGAAATGGTGCTCGCCGGCGCGATCAACAAGCAGATCGTCGGCTACATCAATTCGGAAGGCGGTCGCGCCATCGGGCTCACCGGCAAGGATGGCCGCATGGTCACCGCGAAAAAGCTCGAGCGACCGGATGGCGTCGATCTCGGCTATGTCGGCGAGCCCGACAAGGTCGACACCACCGTGCTCGATCAGGTGCTCGGTCGCGAGCTGATTCCGGTGCTTGCGCCAGTCGCCCAAGGTCCAAGCGGGGCGAGCTTCAACGTCAACGCCGATACTTTCGCCGGCGCCATCGCCGGCGCGCTCGGCGCCAAGCGTCTGCTGTTTCTCACCGACGTGCCCGGCGTCCTCGACAAGGACAAGAAGCTCATCGAGGAGCTGAAGGTCGAGGACATCCCCGGCCTGATCGCCGACGGCACGATTACCGGCGGGATGATCCCCAAAGTGGAAACCTGCATGTACGCCATCGAGCGCGGGGTCGAGGGCGTTGTTATCCTCGACGGCAAGCTGCCGCATGCGGTGCTGGTCGAGTTGCTGACGGACCACGGCGCGGGAACGCTGATTACGCGGTGA